The genomic DNA ttaaatacatctaTTGCTGAGGactttttttcatcaaaatgcTTGAGCTCAGATATTTAAACAATTTCAAAGTACCAGTGGGTGTTCACCCTCTAAGTTATTTTATACATGGTCATTGttcaaaaatttaaaaaacctAAATAGTTGTAATGCTTTTGAGGGCAAATTCTGTTACAGTTGATGATCTTTACACACAATGTGATCATGGAAGGCCTGAGGGTTTCactgaatatactgaatataGCAGACAGACTTTGACACTATCTTGAATGTGTTTACTCACAATGACTGTAAAAGGGGATAACTATGATATTGTTACAAAAGACTATACAGTTTCATTTTCTGTCCGCTTTCAGGGACTTGCGGCGTGTGTGAATCATCAGAAGTGGCAGCCATTAAGATGTCACAGTGGAAAACAGACAATGCACAGAATTCCCAGTCTTCATTGACAGACTTCTAGGAGGAGAATGCCTGTGTCACAACTCTGTGACGACTGAGGATTCATTCTGGGGGAGCTGCATCTTAGATATGGCTGTGTGCCAGAGAGGGGGAGATGGAGGAAAGGAAGAATAGGCATGTATAAGGCGTACAGCATTTCTAATGAGGTGTTGCTGTATACACATCAGTGTTCTTATGTCTCTCAAAGAGTCAATTGCAAAACACTcataaagaaagaagaaacatttcACTGGCATCATTTGTCTCTGTGCTGCTTCCAGCATCATCACGAGAGACATCCACACATGTGTGACTCCTATATCCTCCATGCAcaaacacctacacacacacacacacacacacacacaatcataaaGACATGGCACTTCTTCTGGAAATTGTGAAATTCTCATTCCTGGCAATTTCACACCCATGTTGAGAACAGCTGCAGTGTGGATCAGAGGGGAgaaggtcttttttttctgctggttCATATACAAGCACAACACAGGTacaggaacaaaaacaacaccattaTCTCTGCTCTAACATTCTTCACATTGTAACTTTAGgttacgttaaaaaaaaaatggagtttCTGATGTTTACAACTCGCCTCCCTCTAATTACTTAACATAAAACAGTGGAAAGTTAAAGAGCCAGGCAGGCATGCTACACTACACTTTGTGTTTGCAGGGCTTCAACACTCCTGTGCCCAGAACTAAAACATTCAGCCAGGGGAATATATTACACCCATATGTGTTAGAGCTTCTCCAAATCATTTATGGCCGTGAAAATATTACCATAAGCCCTCTGGATTAAGACATTAGGAGTCACTGTGCTGTTTTGACTCCTGGCCAGTCGATTTACAGTTGTTATATGTTGTATACATTAGTGGTATGGTGGAAAACTGAAGTCAATATAAAATCGACATCCATAGTGGTTCTCGTGTGTTTTGTGGTTCATTACAGTCGTGAAAAGATTGAACATATTTGTATGATTATCCTCAATCCTGCCCTCTCCCGCAGTGgtattttaatttcaatttagatttttttatttttatttatttatttatctttcttttttttcccatcaacattgaaatgaaaaacagaataaCTCAGAACAAGATAAGCCTTAGAAAGTAAAAAACAAGAGGTGGATCGAGAAGTAGGTCAGATAAAGATCtcgactaaccctaacccgacgacgaaaaaaaaaggcaagcacttacttgtacatcgcacttacgactagcactttatagattggcttacttgaagcacttacttacttctagctcttgtttgtactgATGTTAACTAatgttaaataatgtttaaatgcacttattgtaagtcgctttggacaaaagcgtctgctaaatgacatgtaatgtaatgtaaacatcaATAGTGATGTGTGTCAAAAATGTGGCAGAGATACTGGTTTTGGATCAGCTTTAGGATatgggacacacacaaacacacaaaaccacacttGTCACAACATTCATACTGAGGTGCAAATGGGTGTGACCTCATCTTGAAATAAATGTGCCTCAAACTATTCTGACACTTTCTCTCAACATTTCTCCTTTGTCTCTCTTCCCTCCCACCCCTCGAGCCAACCCcacctcacaaacacacacactccctccattaaacatgtgtgtgtacgtgtgtttgtgagtgtccTCCCCTCAGTCTCTCCATGGCTGAACTGTGGCAGCGAGCTCTGGCTTTCCTCCACATCATTTGTCTTCTCTACCGACCATCAGGTGCTCTTCGCTGGGATGACAGAGTCAGCCCATCCCTTCTGGAGGTAAGACATCCACATGGTCATGTACAGAAGCTTAAATGCAAATTGTATTCATGTGCACTCTTTGTAAGAGTTGATAGTCCTATATAAAGGTTGCATTATTCGTATGTAAAAGCAAAATCTGGCAGTAAATGTAGCGTGTTAAACTGCCAGTTGTTATAgattctctgtctttctcaaaAACTAAGACTAAACTATCACTGAAGAGATCATGCTACATTCATTAATAAATAAGGTATAAAAGGTGGAAAAAACAGATAACTTATTGAGGTACATGAAAAGAATAGAACACAAAACTTGCAAAAAGTTTTGGAGAAATAGAGAGGAACACCAGAAAGGTTCTCCAACTCAAACCACCTGTTGGACTGGACTGAGTGAGCTGTAGGATTTCCAGCAAAAGAGAGGGAGTTGGAGAGCAGGAGGGATGAGtgaaaataagataaaaagaaCAACAATGTGATCCAGTGGAATTTATGATTATACTACTGAAACCCAGGCCTACACATGATACTCAAACTGTAGTACAGAGAGCACAGAGGGAGCGTCTGCACATGTACACGAGCTGGCtgagacacatactgtacagcaaCTGTGTTGATAGCTGTGTGtgcatttaagtgtgtgtgtcgacTGGGGTTTAAGGTGGTGAAGGGGAATTTCTCTCGGACCTTCCTTCGTGTGGGCTACCATAAGATTGCTGAAATTCCTGCAGGAGCACGAAACATCACCGTACAGGAGACAGTGAAGAGCCGAAACTACCTGGgtatagagacacacacacacacacacacacacacacacacacaagagtcatTTTTACTACAGTgatgtgtgaacattttctttttccatccaGCTTTACAGACCCAAACTGGAGACACCATCATCAATGGGAACTGGGTGATTGACAGGCCTGGGATCTACGCTGCTGTGGGAACACAACTGACGTATCGACGACCCAATGAAATCCGCTCTCGCAACGGAGAGTCCATCACTGCACCTGGGCCGCTCACAGAGGAGCTGCATGTTTATGTGAGATGCAAAACACCACAAACTCTGTGTTTATCTTCtgtgataaacaaaaacaatattattactACATTACATAATAAAtgactcatctctctctctctctactatAGCTGATCTACCAGCAACCAGGTCCCAGTGTATACTATGAATATAGTGTGCCTGTACATAACACACAGCCAACTCCTGAACCAGACTCTTATATACTTCCCCTCGGTGAGTGCACACAATCACATGCATGAACACCTACATCAGAGTCAGAGTGGTGTTAAACAAAAGATTCAGATTTTTGTATCACATGTATCACATCACACAGCAGATGCGTCAGTCTGTGTCGTCTTGCATCGTCAAAGAGACACCAAGATGTATCATATTccacaaaaatgtctctttgaAAACTTGATTAGCAGTTTGATAACGTTCCATACAGCAGGCAAGCAGCCACACTTTGTTCAAGAGAATTTCACTCCACACTGAGACAACATGTGTTCCCCTGGGctaaatttaatttcattaccTTTTACTGAATCTTCATTACAGAAACAGTTTCATTTGAATCCGGCGACACAGGCAAATACTCAATTAATACTGCCAATAGTTAATTCTAATTAATTATTTCCAGAGCAATTTTAAGAACAGCATAACCTGCACAACCCCTTAGGCATTTTTGTTTATTCTGGCTGATTAGACATTTGCTCAAGTTGAAGATGGGTGGAACTGTGCTGGTAGATGTTATCCATATATTAGTAGGACAAACAATGGTGTTatttctgccaaatcaaatgaaatgcatttatatgcaaaataaaattCTCACCCAATTAGTGTATACAAAGTTAATAttctaaaatattttatatcaaCAGGAAATGAAACAACGCACCACCATGTCTATACTGCAACTTTAAGCTGTTAAGAGAAACCACAATGTTTTTCCAAATATTaaataactatttttttttttctgaggtgTTACCAGGGTTGTTTCGCCAACATCCACaattagttttgtgtttttcctccatttcctttgtGCATTGGTGTGCATAAACAGCACATTCGAAATCAGGCTCAGGTTTTCTTAGCAAGCCTGGGTACATTTACGTTTTTGGATACTTTACTTATGTGAACTACACTATGGATTCGGGTCAGCCTGTGCACACCCATGCTGTCCTGACACATACCTAATCAGCCATAGGAAGTAAAATCACCTGTGTGGGTGCACCGTGCACGCATTTGGCCATCAACAATGACTAAACTgtcttctgtgttttcattccATCACTGCTCTCTGTTCTGTGAAATGTTTTCAATCATCTCGTTGCCTTTATTTTCCACTTACATGCctataattgtttttgttccaccTCTCATACGCATCATTTCCTGTAGCTGAGAGAGTAGATCCATCCAAACCAGGTGAGAAAGGTGAAATCAACGGTAATGACATCACCAAGGAGACGTCCAAGCCCAACCACGTTCCCCCTGACCACAGTGTGACCTCTCACCCTCAGACCACTTACACCTGGGCAAAGAGTGGGCACACAGAGTGCAGCACAACATGTGGCAATGGTGAGGAAATGCAGGaagaatatataataataatataatataatataatataatataatataatataatataatataatataatataatataatattatataatataatattatatagaaatataattatatttaaaatacatatgggcttaaaagacaaacaaagttATATCACTCTGCTTTGCAGGTGTttataataatcattaattaCTCTGACTGTCGGGCTGGAGTCTGTTGTACTGCTGTGCTGATATTCAGTACAACAGACTAGAGCCAAAcaggtttttttaataatctgcGCATGGTTATTATTAACACCTGTGAAGCGGAGTGACAGCACTCCCTCTTGTGCGATATTGCTTTGATAACTATTCCATTCTggattttgaaaagacattttcgTTTCATTATTTTGGGGCATTTAATTACTGCACAGGAATCCATATTTTTCACCTTTTGTCTatcttgtgtgtatgtgtgtgcacacttgcCAGGTAGACGTCAGGTGCTGTGGAAGTGTGTTGAGAAGGATTCACAGGTGACTGTCGCCGCTGACCACTGTGACCCTGGCCTTCAAACAATACACCAGGAAGAGGACTGCAATGCCCAGCCCTGCCCTGCATagtgaggaacacacacacacacacacacacacacacacacacactgcattgctttgcattcatttggacagcctaaacaaagctgaaccacaaccagttaatgcttaatcctaatcctaaccttaacctaaactgaaatcttagccctaaacttcctGTTCATCAGATATGAGGTTTtacctcattaagaccaggttttgatctccatgagaacaacaggtcctgacaaggtcagtgtttatgccagaaaacgtGAGagaacacactctcacacacaggtttttgcAGGTATTCTTGTTAAAACTCCTGcaacctaaacaaagccttatccctaaaaaaaatagttaatgGGTAATTCTAACcttaaacctaaccctaacattaGGCTTACCACATATTATCTTTCCTCCAACCCTAACCACAGCCTCAGAAAAGAGGTTTTGACCTAAAAGGACAAGATGTTGGTCACCATGAGgactacattttattttacgcACACATACCTGGGTATGGCTTTGGTTAACATGTCTTGCCGAACCAACCACCAGGATGATTCAGAAAACTGACAGTTGTTGGTCTGAAATACACATGTTTCTGCTGTGACTGTTAATAAAACACGGAGAAAGTGAAACCTCAAGAGAAACATCTGAACCTGCGCAGCTTGAAATTCCTTTCGGAGGAAACTTCAAAACGCCCCCTGTAGAGCAGAGTCAACTGACCTTGAAATCAAATCAAGCACCATCCTATGCTTCCTGGGATGACAGAGCTGGGGTGTGTTCTGCTATATATACAGGACTTCTTTCCCCTcagcctctctttttttttgtctgtgattgTCTCAAAGCTGGGATGTGGGGGAGTGGTCAGAGTGCAGCAAGAGGTGTGGCCCCGGCACTCAGCACCGCCAGGTCATATGCCGTCAGGTCACACAGGTCCATGCCAATGGGACAGAGTCCTCGGTTACTGTGGCACCAGAACTGTGCGGGTTGTCCGACAAGCCAGTGACTAAGACAACCTGTCAGTTGAAAATATGCAGCCAGTGGGAGATTCAATCAGAGTGGAGCTtggtgagaaaacacacacacacacacacacacacctgagcattACAATGCTACATGACGACTAACAGGTGCCTTGAATGCTAGAATTTACTTAAGTAAAGAagtgtttattggcagaaatgtaatgtaCTACCCACAGGTTTGGTTGTATAAGTACATAAGTACCATACAGCAGATTATTCATGATCAATgaccactgttttttttgtagttgtaATAAATCTGTACAAATGTAATATCATATTTTAGCCATCCGTTAACTAAAAGACTTgtgaataatattataatactataatatgtaaatattttaggACTTACTCATAAGACATGCAATTTACTTCATTATTGCATTACTGGAGCCTTTGAATACGCAcagttaatttatttaatttacaaaGTGTGTCTTCCATTAATCACATGTGCAACATACAGTCCCAGAGCAAGATCACACAGCTTCAACAATCACAAACAGGAAGCATAATGAACCTCAGATGCTTAACGCATACATACTGCTATAAGTGGCTTGACCAGTTAATCATTACACAGGACAAATAATGAGATGACGCTCATTATCTATAGAGCTCTGGATGTCATGTGACGCCATTCTACTCTTTACTCCCAAAGTGTTCAGTGCCATGTGGAGTGGGACAGCGCCGCAGAGAGGTGGTGTGTCTGAGTAACCAGGGTGAcgtggaggaggatgaggagtgtAACATGAAATTAAAGCCAGACACACTACAAAACTGTGATATGGGAACCTGTGCCCGCAGCTGGTTCACCTCCCTCTGGAGCCAATGggtaacacaaacactgttgtATGTacttgaaagtgtgtgtgtatgtgtgtgtttgtgagacaaagcaaataaatcagGTAGAATCATGATGAACCATTGAAATGGCTCTGATTtaccatgtgtgtatgtgcgtgatCACCCTCAGTGCTCAGCAGAGTGTGGTAAAGGCAATAAAACCCGGACAGCAGTTTGTCTGATGGATCACATGACTGATCTCCCATTGGACGGCTGTGAAGGAGAACGTCCAGCAGAGGTGACATCTTGTGATTCAGGGCCTTGTAAAAAACAGCTGGAGTGGTATACAGGACCATGGGGTCAGGTAATTCACatccatatatacatacatacatggaaTACTTACAGACACTATGAAAAGAGCATTGGTTTAATTATGTGTGTGGGTTAATTAAGTGTTCTGCAGAGTGTGGGAATGGAACGCAGGCCCGGAGCGTAGTTTGTATTATCAACAACAGCGGTGACATGGAGGTTGTGGACCATTCACAGTGTTCTAGTCTGCCTCAGCCAATCACTGCTCAGACCTGCAGACTGAAGCCGTGTGGTGTCCAGTGGTATGTCACAGAGTGGAGTGCAGTAAGTGTCAATaacctgtgtttttaatatCTGGCACATACAAAAACTACAGAATGTGAGATACTTGATTGTAACACTCCGTCGCCATACCTTTTCTTCAGTATTATGATGCTCATTTTGAACTTCATCAggttgtcttgaccatgtctatgTCTTTAATGAAttagttgctgccatgtgattggctgcatTGGTTTTTGGATTAACAAGcagctgtacctaataaagtggtgggCAAGTGTATATTTTTAGGCTTATTCATAGTAGACTCTGTGCAGATTTTTGCTGATACcaatatacacataaatgtatatacatatgcattgacacattcactgtgtgtgcagTAAATCATGTCTGCCCCACGCTCTCTTTTTCAGTGCTCCCGCTCCTGTAATGGTGGCTATCGTGTAAGGGAGGTGCGCTGTCTTGCTGACAATATTGCCCCAAGCGACCGCTGTGACCCCAATTTTACCCCAGAGAGCCGAGAAGAATGCAATAAACAACCCTGCCTCGCTGAAATAAGTGAGTCCAACTAGCAATTTGCACAGGGTGTGTGCTACCATCAGTGTagtggggtcagaggtcaaaacaGAGTCAGGGAGGACTCGGTTTGGAGTGAAATTTCTCTGTAATGTCATTGTTCACTGTACATATCAGTGACATTGTTAACCAGTATTAAGTGAGGTGCTGTAAGGAAACAGATTTTTTCCTTTTGACTTAATGAAGGGAATCAATGGAAAAACAgggtttaaataataaaaaaaagaagatacatTTGATTTATGAAGAGTTTTAAAACATGACTCTGCTTCCAACATTTACAAATGTAACAGGTCtgcatttatttagttatttgtttttatatactttCATACCTTATAAAAGTTTGTATGACTGATCTATGAAATATCCCCtggggacaaataaagttttgttGAATTGAATATcgtattttatctttatcttttctattttttcccccagatCCATCGTGCAGCGACCAGTACAATAATTGTTTGGTGGTGGTTCAAGCCCGACTCTGCATATACCCCTACTACAGAAGTGTCTGCTGCGCCTCCTGCTCCCGTGCACAGAAAACATACCCAAACTCTATACAAAAGAACATAAGAAGGTGATGCCACATGTCGAGGAATGAATTCACATCAGGTCACAGCATTGAGTGGGGGAGAGGAAAGGAGCAATGTGAAAATAACTCTCAGTTCCTTGCTGACGAGGCTTCCTCCTTCAGTTTTGTGGGCACAGTCTGTATGACATGGGCAGGTTTTGATTTTCAGTCTAACTTTAAACTGGACTTGTCACATTTGATTTTGTACTGAATACAATATAGTATATTTATtcgtaataaaaacataacttcTGGTAGTTGTAGTTGTCTTTCAGCAGCACAGCCCCACTCACTGGTGACTGGAAGCACTGCGGTCAGCTCAGACCTAACTTACATGACCCTCACTAAAAAATACCAGTGACACACATAATTATACGCCAATGTAAATGACAGGCTCCTGAGATATTATCCTCATACACAGTTACTATGGGCTTATGCACTGAGATACTTGGAGGCTTTCAGCAATGAAACACCTGAGCttaattttaaatgtcatgGTAAAGGATgtcaatttctttgtttttccttttgtttataTTAGCAAACATCTTAACTGCAGATTGCTGAGGAAAATAATAGCACAAGCctgtaaaacaaatacatatgttGCAGTAATTATTTCCATAATTGGTAtagtatataaaatattaatatagtattattatataaaatatactaATGATTTTACTCAAATGTTATTTCTTTGCTCGCCCTTATAAAGTGCCCGTTTCAATATAATAGGCTTAAAAATACCATCCACCAGCATACAGTGGTACAGCATACACCATCATATATTAGTAAAACCAGCACTAATACCAGATTAAACAAGCAGGTTACgtataaaacattcaaaaaacaGCCCATTCAGAGATGTGCTCTGCTCAGCTGATATCACCCATTTGagacaatgtgacaaaaatcacCTGACAGAATAGTCATGGTCTGGTTTTAGCTACATTTGCCTATAAAATGATCACTTACTAAAAAGAAATACTTGAAGCATATTCACATCTTTGCTGGCTGCCCAGGTGATTATTTTTGAAGATAAGAGGAAACGGGTGTATACATGAAACATACAGACATTTACTTTTAGCAACCTGAGCTTAttctggtttaaaaacaaacaaaatcataatGTCAGTCTTCTGCCAGTAAGAGCAAATTAGTTTTGAGGAAGGTTTGTTAGATTGATGAGTCGTGATTTATATAATATACCGGAAGCTGTGACTTGTTCTTAGTCAGAGCAATTAGTCTCCAGTTGTTGCAATTCCCAGAAAAGTTTAAAGATTGAGCACATGTTCCACTCAACTCAGTCCAAAAGACATCAATTCAGCTTTGTACTCTTTGAAGATAGTAATACCATTGCTTTTAATGGGACAACCGGGCTGACAGCATGTAAAAGGCAATAATTCAACCACAAGAACTTAGATCACAAAAGGAAACATTGAATCAACACCAATGACGAATGCACATAGCATTCTTTGTTtctcataaaacaaatcaaaaacagcATGGGGACCAAGACTCGTTTACATACACACTCTTATCTCATAGCTATACATATCCTTCGGTAAGTGTTCCCATAATGCTCCAAAATCTGCCTGTCGATGCAAGGCTACACTGATAGGTCCTGCTAGTAGGCTGATGATAATGTGACAGGTAAACATCTTTAGGGTGAGCCTGGGCCTTTGGCATTGAGGGATGCAGGGTCCACATTCACCAATACTATCCATGTCTGTCTTGACAAAAGGGCTCGGACACCATTACCCCAAACACATTCAAGGCTCTCTGACCAAGCTGATAAACCTTAACCCACTCAAAATATCgatttcttttaataattgaCACCAAACTCGGTGTTTTGGGAACAAAAATATCAGCCATTtagttttaagttttttttccaacttgattgattttttttttttttgctttgtcctTGGCATCGAGTATCAGACAGTAAGACATTAATGTCATTGTTAATGAAGAGTCAAACAATTAGCGCTCAAAGCAACCTCAACCCCCTGTTGTCCTAGAATTGAACAATCACCATTTATACAAGTCAGTTCTGAAAATACAATGGcaagtgacattttcactaTAGTTTCTTTgtgaacaacaaaaaatatatttcactcCTCATCTGATTTGTTCAGCTTATCAAATGCAAATAactggtttgttttctttgtaacatCGTACCAACATTCACTGATTTCAATATTGTATAAGTtttacaaagacataaatattgCAGGatacaatacagtaaaaaatacaaataaagttgatatagtttgtttttcttaaatgatAATTTACCAGAGGCAAACCCAGAAATGGATCTGTGAAACTAGGCAAAAAACACTAGAATTACCCCCTGAGGTCAAATGATAAAAGAATAGCCATGTCTCAAACCAGAGCTTAGTCCCAGATAACTCACTACTTTTATGTTATTAATTAGTAGTGTACTATGTACAGGACTATAGGCAAAATGTGGGTGTCCTGTGTGGCACATAGTCAACATATACTATGCAAGTGCACTAGTTTGGGTGTTATTACTACACTAGCGAGACATTAAGCTAAGGAAAACTTGAAGGCACAAGTATCTTGGGCAGAATATGCCTCAAGAATCAAACAACAGTTGTGGTATCCAGAGAACAAGATTCAAACAGGAAAAGAACACAAGGGGAAATGAAACAGCTTAGAGCTCCAGGTATGGTTTAGGTCTGAGAATGACAAGGCAGTGAATCACGTTAAGGCCAAATTATTTAGGATCGTCCAATTCAGAACGCTCTGACAGTAAAAATGATGTTAGACCTGACAAATCGCAAATTTGCATTACAATATCTTTTTCAGTATTTAGTCATAGCCTGGCTCGCCTTTTTTGCTC from Solea solea chromosome 10, fSolSol10.1, whole genome shotgun sequence includes the following:
- the adamtsl7 gene encoding thrombospondin type-1 domain-containing protein 4 — encoded protein: MAELWQRALAFLHIICLLYRPSGALRWDDRVSPSLLEVVKGNFSRTFLRVGYHKIAEIPAGARNITVQETVKSRNYLALQTQTGDTIINGNWVIDRPGIYAAVGTQLTYRRPNEIRSRNGESITAPGPLTEELHVYLIYQQPGPSVYYEYSVPVHNTQPTPEPDSYILPLAERVDPSKPGEKGEINGNDITKETSKPNHVPPDHSVTSHPQTTYTWAKSGHTECSTTCGNGRRQVLWKCVEKDSQVTVAADHCDPGLQTIHQEEDCNAQPCPAYWDVGEWSECSKRCGPGTQHRQVICRQVTQVHANGTESSVTVAPELCGLSDKPVTKTTCQLKICSQWEIQSEWSLCSVPCGVGQRRREVVCLSNQGDVEEDEECNMKLKPDTLQNCDMGTCARSWFTSLWSQWCSAECGKGNKTRTAVCLMDHMTDLPLDGCEGERPAEVTSCDSGPCKKQLEWYTGPWGQCSAECGNGTQARSVVCIINNSGDMEVVDHSQCSSLPQPITAQTCRLKPCGVQWYVTEWSACSRSCNGGYRVREVRCLADNIAPSDRCDPNFTPESREECNKQPCLAEINPSCSDQYNNCLVVVQARLCIYPYYRSVCCASCSRAQKTYPNSIQKNIRR